In one window of Blastopirellula marina DNA:
- the lipA gene encoding lipoyl synthase: MVDTSDDIPAPDSGRRLPRWLKRNVPKGDPGHKTTHLMKELGLETVCEEAKCPNRMECYSQQTATFMILGAICTRACSFCSVSRGAPQALSDDEPERLAEAAYRLGLKHVVITSVTRDDLPDGGADHYFRCIEAVRARTGATIEVLTPDFIESREALARVLEAKPEVFNHNTETVPRLYRRVRGPKSEYSWTLELLRRVKEIAPSTKTKSGLMLGLGETREELLDTLADLREANVDFLTLGQYLQPDQKKYLPVVRYLRPEEFEELGHQAKAMGFVKVASGPFVRSSYHARDMAESF, from the coding sequence ATAGTTGATACATCCGATGACATTCCCGCCCCAGATTCAGGGCGTCGTCTGCCTCGCTGGCTGAAACGGAATGTTCCCAAGGGAGATCCTGGGCACAAGACAACCCATCTCATGAAAGAGTTGGGTCTGGAAACCGTCTGCGAAGAAGCCAAATGTCCAAACAGGATGGAGTGCTATTCGCAGCAAACCGCGACCTTCATGATCTTGGGGGCCATCTGTACGCGGGCATGCAGCTTCTGCTCCGTTTCTCGCGGTGCTCCCCAAGCTTTGTCTGATGACGAACCAGAACGTCTGGCTGAAGCCGCCTACCGTTTAGGTTTGAAGCACGTGGTGATTACCTCGGTGACCCGCGACGACCTGCCAGACGGTGGCGCCGATCACTACTTCCGCTGCATCGAGGCAGTTCGGGCTCGTACCGGCGCCACAATCGAAGTCCTCACGCCTGACTTCATCGAATCGAGAGAAGCGTTGGCTCGAGTTTTGGAAGCCAAGCCGGAAGTCTTCAATCACAACACTGAGACGGTGCCGCGTCTGTATCGACGCGTCCGGGGCCCCAAGTCGGAGTATAGCTGGACATTAGAACTGCTACGACGCGTGAAAGAGATTGCCCCTAGTACGAAGACCAAGAGTGGATTGATGCTCGGACTGGGTGAAACACGCGAGGAATTGCTGGACACTTTGGCAGATCTGCGCGAAGCCAACGTCGACTTCCTGACCCTTGGTCAATATCTGCAGCCAGATCAAAAGAAGTACCTGCCAGTGGTTCGCTACCTTCGTCCCGAAGAATTCGAAGAGCTCGGACACCAGGCCAAAGCGATGGGCTTCGTC
- a CDS encoding ABC transporter ATP-binding protein: protein MLHLENVKKSFRLPTGNRMPILDVPRFDVAAAEQMVIVGRSGCGKSTLLHLIAGIGTPDSGVIAINGLDISRLSEDGRDRFRAEVMGYVFQTFNLLQGFTALENVILGMSFSKGRVDHGRAHDLLDRVGLGHRLHSYPRTLSVGEQQRVAVARALANRPKLLLADEPTANVDPANQQSIVDLIRQTCQEEEISLVMVTHAMEVAEQFQRVEPLEKLNLLAQAKKAHA from the coding sequence ATGCTCCACCTTGAAAATGTGAAGAAATCGTTCCGGCTTCCTACCGGCAATCGGATGCCGATCCTGGATGTACCGCGCTTCGATGTCGCCGCTGCTGAACAAATGGTGATTGTTGGGCGAAGTGGATGCGGTAAGTCAACGCTACTGCATTTGATCGCTGGCATCGGAACCCCAGATTCAGGCGTTATCGCGATCAACGGGCTCGACATTAGTCGCCTCTCCGAAGATGGACGCGATAGGTTTCGGGCCGAAGTGATGGGCTACGTCTTCCAAACGTTCAACTTACTGCAAGGCTTTACCGCCTTGGAAAACGTGATCCTGGGCATGTCGTTTTCAAAGGGACGGGTCGATCATGGCCGAGCTCACGATCTTCTCGATCGTGTGGGTCTGGGGCATCGTCTGCATTCGTACCCCCGCACCCTGTCCGTTGGGGAACAGCAACGCGTGGCGGTAGCGCGTGCCTTGGCCAATCGACCGAAACTGCTCCTCGCGGATGAGCCCACGGCGAATGTCGACCCCGCAAATCAGCAATCGATCGTCGATTTGATCCGGCAAACGTGCCAGGAAGAGGAGATTTCTCTGGTCATGGTGACCCACGCAATGGAAGTGGCGGAACAATTCCAACGCGTGGAACCGCTCGAAAAACTGAATCTGCTGGCCCAGGCGAAGAAAGCACACGCATGA
- a CDS encoding lipoyl(octanoyl) transferase LipB, whose amino-acid sequence MEIFDFEPFENVRQTPTQIDFHHMGIVDFDLCVALQKRLVYESGGRDDGHIVCLLCEHPPLISIGRAGSRRHIHLTTQEMRRRKLDLRWIGRGGACVAHTPGQLAVYPIVPLKYYGWSVGQYLQRLQDGLLDTVRPYEVPIYKRPGRFGLWGRSGMLAAIGVAVQNWITSHGAFLNVACSPLSQVGIEANPAELACPGDSPTMSSLLEETEACPTIREVARSVANNLAQRFGTAQASWHSGHPLFSEIVKQTRDRTRQAAS is encoded by the coding sequence GTGGAAATATTCGACTTTGAGCCCTTTGAAAATGTTCGGCAAACGCCGACGCAAATCGACTTCCATCATATGGGAATTGTCGATTTCGATCTGTGCGTTGCCCTGCAGAAACGTCTCGTCTACGAATCCGGAGGGCGTGACGATGGGCACATTGTTTGTCTGCTTTGCGAGCATCCACCGCTCATAAGTATAGGCCGTGCGGGATCGCGGCGACATATCCACTTGACCACACAAGAGATGCGTCGACGTAAGCTTGATCTGCGCTGGATCGGTCGCGGCGGTGCTTGTGTGGCTCATACGCCGGGACAGCTGGCCGTTTATCCGATTGTACCCCTGAAGTACTACGGCTGGTCGGTCGGTCAGTATCTTCAACGCCTGCAGGATGGCTTGCTGGACACAGTGCGCCCGTATGAGGTTCCCATCTATAAGCGGCCTGGACGTTTTGGCTTATGGGGACGTAGCGGTATGCTGGCTGCGATCGGTGTTGCCGTTCAAAATTGGATCACCAGTCACGGTGCATTCCTAAATGTGGCCTGTTCTCCCCTCAGTCAGGTGGGCATCGAGGCCAATCCGGCGGAGCTTGCATGTCCCGGAGACTCACCAACTATGAGCAGTCTCCTGGAAGAAACAGAGGCTTGCCCTACAATAAGGGAAGTCGCGCGGAGCGTGGCGAACAATTTGGCGCAACGGTTCGGGACGGCACAGGCAAGCTGGCACTCGGGCCATCCTCTGTTCTCCGAAATAGTCAAGCAAACACGTGATCGAACCCGCCAAGCAGCCAGTTGA
- a CDS encoding ABC transporter permease, whose translation MSIWHIAWRNIRQRALASSLTSFSMALGVLLVTAVLLVHGLVSKSFSDNSDLGYNMIAGAKGGKLQLVLNTTFYLSEPVENIPYTFYQEFLSKPQQEEELALMAPGKRGDLKDGTFAKNTEFAIPVCLGDYFQNYRVVGTLPKFFESFKAEDGENLKYQFEEGRNFETWNDEHGYFEAVVGSVVAQQTGLKIGDKIAASHGGDPTDIHTDSPFTVVGILEPSGTPNDRAVFINMEGFYLMSGHAKVEEDEEVGANVSGDTASRRQPLPIDQREVTAVLIRTSDPFSPIIIRNRVNEGNVAQIVMPVMEITSLFDLIVKPIQTLLLVITTLICFVSGISILVSIYNSMNDRKRDIAVMRALGARRETVMGIVLWESIILSVGGGILGWMGAHVLLFLASPSIEAQTGVRIGLFDLAPLPRSLEVQIPAVIIDNSWLGPLCSLELVIVPALILLAVIVGFLPAYTAYRTDVAEALSSSP comes from the coding sequence ATGAGTATCTGGCATATCGCCTGGCGAAACATCCGACAACGAGCGTTGGCCTCGTCGCTTACCTCGTTTTCTATGGCTCTCGGAGTACTCTTGGTAACCGCTGTGCTGCTGGTACATGGGCTAGTTTCTAAGTCATTCAGCGACAACTCCGACCTTGGCTACAACATGATTGCCGGCGCGAAAGGTGGCAAACTACAGTTGGTGCTGAACACCACTTTCTACCTGAGCGAGCCGGTCGAGAATATTCCGTACACGTTCTATCAAGAGTTCCTCTCCAAACCGCAGCAGGAAGAGGAACTGGCATTAATGGCCCCTGGAAAGCGGGGAGACTTGAAGGATGGCACTTTCGCAAAGAATACCGAGTTCGCCATTCCCGTCTGCCTGGGAGATTATTTTCAGAATTACCGTGTGGTCGGAACGCTTCCCAAGTTCTTTGAGTCGTTCAAAGCAGAGGATGGTGAGAACCTAAAATATCAGTTTGAAGAGGGACGGAACTTTGAAACCTGGAACGACGAGCACGGTTACTTCGAGGCAGTCGTCGGCTCGGTCGTCGCTCAGCAGACCGGCCTGAAAATTGGGGATAAGATCGCAGCCTCACATGGCGGTGACCCGACCGACATCCATACTGACTCGCCGTTTACCGTGGTTGGTATTCTCGAACCCTCTGGCACGCCGAACGATCGGGCCGTGTTCATCAACATGGAAGGCTTCTATTTGATGTCGGGCCATGCCAAGGTGGAAGAGGACGAAGAAGTTGGGGCGAATGTTTCGGGAGACACGGCGTCTCGCCGTCAGCCGCTGCCGATCGACCAGCGGGAAGTGACGGCCGTCTTGATCCGCACATCGGATCCATTTTCACCGATCATCATTCGCAATCGTGTCAATGAGGGTAATGTTGCCCAGATTGTCATGCCGGTGATGGAAATTACCAGCTTGTTCGATCTGATCGTGAAGCCAATTCAGACCTTATTGCTGGTCATCACGACGCTCATTTGTTTTGTCTCCGGAATCTCGATCCTAGTCAGCATTTATAACTCGATGAATGACCGCAAACGTGACATCGCCGTGATGCGAGCTCTAGGCGCGCGGCGGGAAACGGTTATGGGGATTGTTCTCTGGGAATCAATCATCCTCTCTGTGGGAGGTGGTATTCTGGGCTGGATGGGGGCTCATGTCCTATTGTTCCTCGCCAGCCCGTCGATTGAGGCCCAAACTGGAGTCCGAATTGGGCTATTCGACCTGGCGCCGCTGCCAAGATCGCTTGAAGTTCAGATACCAGCGGTGATAATAGATAACAGCTGGCTGGGCCCTTTGTGCAGCTTAGAGTTGGTGATTGTTCCAGCTCTAATTTTATTGGCAGTGATTGTTGGTTTTCTGCCTGCGTACACGGCGTACCGAACCGACGTGGCGGAAGCTCTCAGTTCATCTCCTTAA
- the smpB gene encoding SsrA-binding protein SmpB, translated as MAKKSKASKKEENKNEKLIGENRKARHDYEIIDRLECGIQLVGSEVKSLRDGKLAMTEAFASVVNGEVFLINCEITPYSNSSDFLNHDARRKRKLLLHKREIAKFATKGEEKGFTLVPLKMYFKQGRAKVLLGIGRGRQMHDKREKLKKDVAKRDIDRAMKRG; from the coding sequence GTGGCTAAGAAGTCTAAAGCCTCGAAAAAAGAAGAAAACAAGAACGAGAAACTCATAGGTGAAAACCGTAAGGCTCGCCACGATTATGAGATTATCGATCGTCTGGAGTGCGGCATCCAGCTTGTCGGCAGCGAAGTGAAAAGCCTTCGGGATGGCAAACTGGCCATGACCGAGGCGTTTGCCAGTGTCGTCAACGGCGAGGTCTTCTTGATAAATTGCGAGATCACGCCCTATTCCAATTCAAGTGATTTCCTGAATCACGATGCCCGCCGTAAACGTAAGCTTCTGCTCCACAAGCGAGAGATCGCCAAGTTTGCGACCAAGGGGGAAGAGAAAGGCTTCACGCTTGTCCCCCTGAAGATGTATTTCAAGCAAGGTCGAGCCAAAGTCTTGCTGGGGATCGGTCGTGGTCGGCAAATGCATGATAAACGCGAGAAGCTCAAAAAGGATGTCGCGAAACGTGATATCGATCGTGCGATGAAGCGTGGCTAA